In one Desulfallas thermosapovorans DSM 6562 genomic region, the following are encoded:
- a CDS encoding Na/Pi cotransporter family protein: MPFSVQDVLFYALGGLGIFLFGIKYMSEGLQSVAGERMREFLEKGTKTPLRGVITGTLVTALIQSSSGTTVLTVGLVNAGLLTLRQAIGVIMGANIGTTMTAYLIGFKLEHYSLPIIAIGVIILFFVKNKKIANMGQVIFGFGMLFYGMSVMGDGLKPLRDWPVFLDLMISVENNPLLGVAIGTAFTFIVQSSSATIGVLQELADQGAVTYYQAVPILFGDNIGTTVTALLASIGTTIAARRAALTHTLFNLSGTALFLPLFLLGIFPEYVRLATNYFFVLFPGFEGTWETINIRMQIAQTHGMFNITNTFIQLPFVSYLAWAVTKLVPGADAQFDIKPRYLEPRLLANPAVALGQAARETLRMGQYASEFFKESVQFFMNPKSKELNPLYLEQKEELINRLDTNITDYLVKLSSSKKMNEDQSNYAQTLLQAINDLERIGDHADNIVELAVYSVEHKIKFSDEAMASVRSMARLTGETLDAALKALQTSDRSLARQVIKNDVVIDNLEKEFREGHIMRLNEGICTGTEGSVFLDLLSNMERVGDHSVNIAEYVLGQMGAVERLEVKMASKRIASGEDVERKIN, translated from the coding sequence ATGCCTTTTTCGGTCCAAGATGTATTATTTTATGCGCTGGGCGGCCTGGGTATTTTTTTGTTTGGCATCAAATATATGTCCGAAGGATTGCAGAGCGTGGCCGGCGAACGTATGCGGGAGTTTTTGGAAAAGGGAACCAAAACACCGCTGCGTGGCGTTATCACCGGGACGCTGGTCACCGCCCTGATTCAAAGCAGCAGCGGTACCACGGTTTTAACGGTGGGTCTGGTTAATGCCGGGCTACTCACATTACGGCAGGCCATTGGCGTAATCATGGGGGCCAACATCGGCACTACCATGACCGCCTATTTAATTGGTTTTAAATTGGAACACTACTCCTTGCCTATAATTGCCATTGGAGTTATCATACTTTTCTTTGTTAAAAATAAAAAAATTGCCAATATGGGGCAGGTAATATTTGGCTTTGGCATGTTGTTTTACGGTATGAGTGTGATGGGCGACGGCCTTAAACCTTTAAGGGATTGGCCGGTTTTTCTTGATTTAATGATTAGTGTAGAAAATAACCCGCTTTTGGGGGTAGCCATCGGTACGGCGTTCACTTTTATCGTGCAAAGCAGCAGTGCCACCATCGGTGTACTGCAGGAATTGGCCGACCAGGGAGCTGTCACCTACTACCAGGCGGTACCTATTTTATTTGGCGATAATATCGGTACCACAGTCACCGCCTTGCTGGCCTCCATCGGTACCACCATTGCGGCCCGGCGGGCGGCACTTACCCATACCTTGTTTAATTTGAGCGGTACCGCCCTGTTTTTGCCCCTTTTCTTGCTGGGCATATTCCCCGAGTACGTTCGTTTGGCTACAAATTATTTTTTTGTGCTTTTTCCGGGCTTTGAGGGTACCTGGGAGACTATTAATATTCGCATGCAGATTGCCCAGACCCACGGCATGTTTAACATAACCAACACGTTTATTCAATTACCTTTCGTATCCTACCTGGCCTGGGCCGTCACCAAACTTGTACCCGGTGCGGATGCCCAGTTCGATATTAAACCGCGCTATTTGGAGCCCCGATTGCTGGCCAACCCGGCGGTGGCATTAGGACAAGCTGCCAGGGAAACACTGCGCATGGGGCAGTACGCCAGTGAATTTTTCAAAGAGTCAGTGCAGTTTTTCATGAACCCCAAGAGCAAGGAACTGAATCCCCTGTATTTGGAACAGAAAGAGGAACTGATCAACCGGCTTGATACCAATATTACCGATTACCTGGTAAAACTATCCTCCAGTAAAAAAATGAACGAGGACCAGTCCAATTACGCCCAAACTTTATTGCAGGCAATCAATGACCTGGAGAGGATTGGTGACCATGCGGACAATATAGTGGAACTGGCGGTTTACAGTGTGGAGCATAAAATAAAATTTTCGGATGAAGCCATGGCCAGCGTGCGTTCCATGGCCAGGTTGACCGGGGAAACACTGGACGCTGCCTTAAAAGCTTTGCAAACCAGTGATCGCTCCCTGGCCAGGCAGGTAATAAAAAATGATGTTGTTATAGATAACCTGGAAAAAGAATTCCGGGAAGGTCACATCATGCGTTTAAACGAAGGTATTTGTACCGGAACCGAGGGTTCGGTGTTTTTGGATCTGCTCAGTAACATGGAAAGAGTCGGTGACCATTCCGTTAATATAGCGGAATACGTGCTGGGACAAATGGGGGCCGTAGAGCGATTGGAAGTGAAAATGGCCAGCAAAAGGATAGCCTCAGGTGAGGATGTGGAAAGAAAAATAAATTAA
- a CDS encoding ABC-F family ATP-binding cassette domain-containing protein, which produces MIVLQASHIHKSFGDAKILDDVTLTVKEGEKIGLVGRNGAGKTTLLKILTGQLPPDAGDIICPKTVTLGYLAQQGGLQSNRTVWEEMMSVFDHLITMEEKISKLEFAMGRPENAANPVLLKKITEEYTDMRESFARSGGYEYQAAVRGVLHGLQFGEEYYHIDVDRLSGGEKTRLALAKLLLAKPAVLILDEPTNYLDMETLGWLEKYLQTYTGAILTVSHDRYFLDTLAEAIYELEFSRLKRYNGNYSRYLVLKAGELEQQAKQYRKQQEEITRLQEFVRRNIARASTTGRAKSKQKLLEKIKPLDKPQTDNKKINISMGTTRSSGKEVLAVRELDVGYRGRAVARNITFSIHRGERVALLGPNGTGKTTLLKTVAGMLPPLSGSITKGYHVSTGYYDQEQKHLSGHKQVIEELWDEYPQYDEQTVRSILGNFLFSGEDVFKNVADLSGGEKARLALAKLMCHKANFLLLDEPTSHLDILGNEAMEEALLQYPGTLLFVSHDRYFINKIATRVIELTPDGVFNFPGNFDDYQNKKAARAKDRQQESKHGQASATKQDYLRRKEKQREERKAQRRTEELENLITVTETEIFSLEQELYLPEVYNDHEVYRLKNSELEKLRARLEKYMEEWVKLTG; this is translated from the coding sequence ATGATCGTATTACAGGCGTCACATATTCACAAATCCTTTGGCGACGCTAAAATACTTGACGATGTTACCCTGACCGTGAAGGAAGGGGAAAAAATAGGGCTGGTGGGGAGAAACGGAGCGGGAAAAACCACGTTGCTCAAGATTCTTACCGGACAACTGCCCCCGGATGCCGGGGACATCATTTGCCCCAAAACTGTCACCCTGGGTTACCTGGCCCAGCAGGGCGGCCTGCAATCAAACCGCACGGTCTGGGAGGAAATGATGTCGGTTTTTGACCACCTCATAACCATGGAAGAAAAAATCAGCAAGCTGGAATTTGCCATGGGAAGGCCTGAAAATGCCGCCAACCCTGTTTTGCTGAAAAAGATTACCGAAGAATATACCGATATGCGGGAAAGTTTCGCCAGAAGTGGCGGCTATGAATACCAGGCCGCGGTTCGCGGGGTGCTGCACGGGCTACAATTTGGCGAGGAGTATTATCACATTGACGTGGACCGTTTAAGCGGCGGGGAAAAGACTCGCCTGGCCCTGGCCAAATTACTACTGGCCAAGCCCGCAGTACTTATATTGGATGAACCCACCAATTACCTGGACATGGAGACACTGGGGTGGTTGGAAAAATACCTGCAAACATACACCGGTGCTATTTTGACCGTTTCACACGACCGTTATTTTTTGGATACCCTGGCCGAGGCGATTTATGAATTGGAGTTTTCCCGCCTGAAGCGATATAATGGCAATTATTCCCGCTATCTTGTCTTAAAGGCCGGGGAATTGGAACAGCAGGCCAAACAATACCGTAAACAACAAGAGGAAATCACCCGGCTGCAGGAATTTGTCAGGCGCAACATTGCCCGGGCATCCACCACCGGGAGGGCTAAAAGCAAACAAAAGTTACTGGAAAAAATCAAGCCCCTGGATAAACCCCAAACAGACAACAAAAAAATCAATATTTCCATGGGCACCACCCGGTCCAGTGGTAAAGAGGTGCTGGCGGTAAGGGAATTGGACGTGGGCTACCGGGGCCGTGCGGTGGCTCGTAATATAACCTTTAGCATCCACCGCGGTGAGCGGGTGGCCCTGCTGGGACCCAACGGCACCGGCAAAACCACGCTGCTCAAAACGGTGGCCGGCATGCTGCCCCCCTTATCGGGTTCAATAACAAAAGGGTACCATGTCAGCACGGGTTATTATGATCAGGAACAAAAGCACCTGTCGGGCCACAAACAGGTAATCGAGGAATTATGGGACGAATACCCGCAATATGATGAGCAAACCGTTCGTTCAATTTTAGGTAATTTTTTATTCAGTGGAGAGGATGTTTTTAAAAATGTAGCCGACCTAAGCGGCGGCGAAAAGGCCAGGCTGGCCCTGGCCAAGCTGATGTGCCACAAGGCCAATTTCTTGCTGCTGGACGAACCAACCAGTCACCTGGATATACTGGGCAACGAAGCAATGGAGGAGGCCCTGCTGCAATATCCGGGCACTTTGCTGTTTGTTTCCCATGACCGCTACTTCATAAATAAAATAGCCACCCGGGTCATTGAGCTGACCCCGGACGGCGTTTTTAACTTTCCGGGTAACTTTGACGATTACCAAAATAAAAAGGCTGCCCGGGCCAAAGACAGGCAGCAGGAAAGCAAGCACGGCCAGGCCAGTGCTACCAAGCAAGATTACCTGCGGCGCAAGGAAAAACAACGGGAGGAACGCAAGGCACAACGCCGCACGGAGGAACTGGAAAATCTAATCACCGTTACCGAAACCGAAATATTTAGCCTGGAGCAGGAGCTTTATTTACCCGAGGTATATAACGACCATGAAGTCTACCGGCTTAAAAACTCCGAATTGGAGAAACTTCGAGCCCGGTTGGAGAAGTACATGGAAGAGTGGGTGAAACTAACGGGTTAA
- the aprB gene encoding adenylyl-sulfate reductase subunit beta, whose translation MPTFVMAEKCDGCKGQDKTACMYACPNDIMVLDKDKMKAYNRDPWHCWECLCCAKACPQQAIDLRGYADFVPMGASVTPLRGSDNIMWTVKFRNGMVKRFKFPIRTTEEGTAVPGGDFAEGDGDLNSPALFTEPASLLLDAVPTIKK comes from the coding sequence ATGCCAACTTTTGTAATGGCTGAGAAATGTGACGGTTGCAAGGGTCAAGACAAAACCGCTTGCATGTATGCATGCCCCAACGATATTATGGTTTTGGACAAAGATAAAATGAAAGCTTATAACCGTGACCCCTGGCATTGCTGGGAGTGCCTGTGCTGTGCCAAAGCTTGCCCGCAGCAAGCTATTGACCTGCGTGGTTATGCTGACTTCGTCCCCATGGGCGCCAGTGTAACTCCTCTGAGAGGTTCGGACAACATTATGTGGACCGTTAAATTCAGAAACGGTATGGTTAAACGTTTCAAATTCCCCATCAGGACTACCGAAGAAGGTACTGCAGTACCCGGCGGCGATTTTGCTGAGGGCGATGGCGACCTGAATAGCCCAGCTCTATTCACCGAGCCGGCATCCCTGTTGCTGGATGCAGTGCCGACCATCAAGAAGTAA
- a CDS encoding YlbF family regulator, protein MSRDVFEKASALGKSIIESEEFKEVQDRERDMIGNPDAQNLLKRFHELQQLQKEKQKKGEQLTAEEAKEFEQVQLKIVENRTIKAFSDAQEKFQNMMNQVMKIIKEASVNTIKNKE, encoded by the coding sequence ATGTCCCGGGATGTATTTGAAAAAGCCTCAGCACTGGGCAAAAGCATCATTGAATCCGAGGAGTTCAAGGAAGTACAGGACAGGGAAAGGGATATGATTGGCAATCCCGATGCGCAAAATTTACTGAAAAGATTTCATGAATTACAGCAACTGCAAAAGGAAAAACAAAAAAAAGGTGAGCAGCTAACAGCGGAAGAGGCTAAAGAATTCGAACAGGTACAGCTTAAAATAGTGGAAAACAGGACCATCAAGGCATTTTCCGATGCCCAGGAAAAATTTCAGAACATGATGAACCAGGTAATGAAAATCATCAAAGAAGCCAGCGTGAACACTATCAAAAACAAGGAATAA
- the aprA gene encoding adenylyl-sulfate reductase subunit alpha has protein sequence MPMNFETVEVTTDLLIVGGGMAACGAAVEAAYWAKKNGLKVTLVDKAAMDRSGAVAMGLSAINQYLGVGKGKNTVEQYVEYVKQDLMGVARDDLVYNIARHVDGSVHLFEKWGLPIWKTEDGEYVNEGRWQIMINGESYKVIIAEAAKNALGMDNIYERVFIIEPLLDGDRIAGAVGFSVRENKFYVFKAKAVLAAMGGAVGVFKPRSTGEGLGRSWYPPFSTGSSAYFTIRAGAEMTCQEVRFIPVRFKDAYGPVGAWFLLFKSRATNAFGGEYMVERRDELQNWAPYGLVKPIPANLRNYLGMLDESEGKGPLFMRTEEAIANLAAAYKDDPKAFKKKMKELENEAWEDFLDMTIAQALLWAATNTAPEEKSSEIAAAEPYFIGSHSGASGAWVSGPEDIAPPEYFWGYANMTTVKGLFAAGDASGASSHKFSSGSHAEGRIAAKAAIKFIVENNTQPNVDPAKVEELKAATYKPLEVYEANKDFTTDPEVNPNYIKPKMFMFRLQKLMDEYVGGVTANFSTNKAKLDRAMELLGFLKEDAEKLAAKDLHELMRCWENIHRMWQAESHVRTVIFREETRWPGYYFRADYPKMDEENWLCFVNLKWDPATGQWDVFKKPIIRLFG, from the coding sequence ATGCCGATGAATTTTGAAACTGTTGAAGTTACCACTGACCTTCTGATTGTGGGCGGCGGTATGGCAGCCTGCGGGGCAGCTGTGGAGGCAGCATACTGGGCCAAGAAAAACGGGTTGAAAGTTACCCTGGTTGATAAAGCCGCTATGGACCGTTCCGGTGCTGTAGCCATGGGTCTGTCCGCCATTAACCAGTACCTCGGTGTGGGTAAAGGTAAAAATACAGTAGAACAGTATGTTGAATATGTTAAGCAGGACCTCATGGGTGTTGCCCGTGACGACCTGGTATACAACATTGCCCGCCACGTTGACGGCAGCGTGCACCTGTTTGAAAAGTGGGGTCTGCCCATTTGGAAAACAGAAGATGGCGAATATGTAAATGAAGGCCGCTGGCAGATCATGATCAACGGTGAATCCTACAAGGTTATCATTGCTGAAGCTGCTAAGAACGCCCTGGGTATGGACAACATTTACGAGCGCGTATTTATCATTGAGCCTCTGCTGGATGGCGACAGAATCGCCGGTGCCGTGGGCTTCAGTGTCCGCGAAAATAAATTCTATGTGTTCAAGGCTAAAGCCGTTCTGGCTGCCATGGGCGGTGCAGTAGGCGTATTCAAGCCCCGCTCCACCGGTGAAGGTCTTGGCCGTTCCTGGTATCCTCCGTTCTCCACAGGTTCCAGCGCTTACTTCACTATCCGTGCCGGCGCTGAAATGACCTGTCAGGAAGTACGTTTCATCCCGGTCCGCTTCAAAGATGCTTATGGTCCGGTGGGTGCATGGTTCCTGCTCTTCAAATCCAGAGCCACCAACGCATTCGGCGGTGAATACATGGTTGAGCGCAGGGACGAGCTGCAAAACTGGGCACCTTATGGCCTGGTCAAGCCGATTCCGGCCAACCTGCGTAACTATCTCGGCATGCTGGATGAAAGCGAAGGTAAAGGCCCTCTGTTCATGAGGACTGAAGAAGCTATCGCCAACCTGGCTGCTGCATATAAAGATGATCCCAAGGCCTTCAAGAAGAAAATGAAGGAACTGGAAAACGAAGCTTGGGAAGACTTCCTTGATATGACCATTGCCCAGGCCCTGTTGTGGGCAGCAACCAACACTGCTCCGGAAGAAAAATCTTCTGAGATTGCCGCTGCCGAGCCTTACTTCATCGGCTCACACTCCGGCGCTTCCGGTGCATGGGTATCCGGTCCCGAAGACATTGCTCCGCCCGAGTATTTCTGGGGTTATGCCAACATGACCACTGTTAAGGGCCTGTTTGCCGCTGGTGACGCTTCCGGCGCTTCCAGCCACAAGTTCTCTTCCGGTTCACACGCTGAAGGCAGAATTGCTGCCAAGGCTGCTATTAAGTTTATCGTTGAGAACAACACCCAGCCCAATGTTGACCCGGCCAAGGTGGAAGAACTGAAAGCTGCTACCTACAAGCCGCTGGAAGTTTACGAAGCCAATAAAGACTTCACCACCGATCCCGAAGTCAACCCGAATTACATTAAGCCCAAAATGTTCATGTTCCGCCTGCAGAAATTGATGGATGAGTATGTCGGTGGTGTAACCGCTAACTTCTCCACCAACAAAGCTAAACTGGACAGGGCTATGGAACTGCTCGGCTTTTTGAAGGAAGACGCAGAAAAGCTGGCCGCCAAAGACCTGCATGAACTGATGAGATGCTGGGAAAATATCCACCGTATGTGGCAAGCCGAATCCCACGTACGTACGGTTATCTTCCGTGAAGAAACCAGGTGGCCCGGCTACTACTTCCGTGCCGACTATCCGAAGATGGACGAAGAAAACTGGCTGTGCTTCGTTAACCTCAAGTGGGATCCTGCCACCGGCCAGTGGGATGTATTCAAGAAGCCCATTATCCGCCTGTTTGGCTAG
- a CDS encoding HAD-IA family hydrolase codes for MLRDYVLFDLDGTLLDSLPLIEATFHHVFNQMHIPWDDGAVMKTVGLPLRDACKQFGGERWQELFDSYVNHQLLIHDRYIKLYPGALKTLDAITPLAKGLGVVTSKRRPMAERGIAVTGLGRYFKHLVTLEDVKKPKPHAEPVLRGLDILGAKPEQAVFVGDSYYDIESGHNAGVLTVGVSWGMATRKELQACAPDYIVDTWSELVALLTR; via the coding sequence ATGTTAAGGGACTATGTATTGTTTGATCTTGACGGTACTTTGCTGGATTCGCTGCCGCTGATTGAAGCTACTTTCCACCATGTATTTAATCAAATGCACATTCCCTGGGATGATGGTGCGGTGATGAAAACAGTGGGGCTACCCCTGCGCGATGCCTGCAAACAGTTTGGTGGGGAAAGATGGCAGGAGTTGTTTGATAGTTATGTTAACCACCAACTGTTGATACATGACCGGTATATTAAATTATACCCGGGGGCCTTGAAAACGCTGGATGCAATAACACCGCTGGCCAAAGGCCTGGGGGTGGTGACCTCCAAACGCCGGCCAATGGCGGAACGGGGGATCGCCGTAACGGGATTGGGCCGTTACTTTAAACACCTGGTTACCCTGGAGGATGTAAAAAAGCCCAAACCCCACGCTGAACCGGTGCTGCGGGGTTTGGATATATTGGGGGCCAAACCGGAACAGGCCGTATTCGTGGGTGATAGTTATTACGACATCGAATCGGGCCATAATGCCGGAGTGCTTACAGTGGGTGTCTCCTGGGGTATGGCTACCCGGAAAGAATTGCAAGCCTGTGCTCCGGACTATATCGTAGATACATGGTCTGAATTGGTTGCATTGTTAACCCGTTAG
- a CDS encoding NifB/NifX family molybdenum-iron cluster-binding protein has protein sequence MKIALPHEYGYINQHFGRSKEFIIVELDEGQIANKRIVSAEQLQHNHEGLAGLLKGEQVDTVIVGGIGARALEPLKANGMQVVTGVSGKIDEVVIKFARGQLPTGSEACCSHHHGEHGHGCSH, from the coding sequence ATGAAAATTGCTTTACCCCATGAGTACGGTTATATTAACCAGCATTTCGGCAGGAGCAAAGAATTTATCATTGTTGAATTGGATGAAGGCCAAATTGCCAACAAAAGAATTGTTTCGGCTGAGCAATTACAGCATAATCATGAGGGGTTGGCCGGTTTATTAAAGGGTGAGCAGGTGGATACAGTGATAGTGGGCGGAATCGGTGCCCGCGCCCTTGAGCCCTTGAAGGCCAACGGTATGCAGGTGGTTACCGGAGTCAGTGGTAAAATTGATGAAGTGGTGATCAAATTTGCCCGGGGGCAGCTGCCCACCGGATCGGAGGCCTGCTGTAGTCATCACCACGGTGAGCACGGCCACGGCTGCAGTCATTAA
- a CDS encoding TusE/DsrC/DsvC family sulfur relay protein: MAFLEVDGKQIELDEDGFVLNPDEWTEGVAIAFAEGEGIKELTDDHWKVIHYLRDYYKQFQVAPMVRKMCKQTGYSLKQIYELFPSGPAKGACKLAGLPKPTGCV; this comes from the coding sequence ATGGCTTTTCTTGAAGTGGATGGAAAGCAAATTGAACTGGATGAGGACGGTTTTGTTCTTAACCCTGACGAGTGGACCGAAGGCGTAGCGATAGCTTTTGCCGAAGGCGAAGGCATTAAGGAACTCACCGATGACCACTGGAAAGTAATTCATTACTTGCGTGATTATTACAAGCAATTCCAGGTTGCCCCGATGGTAAGAAAAATGTGCAAACAAACCGGTTACAGCCTGAAACAGATTTATGAACTTTTCCCGTCCGGCCCGGCCAAAGGCGCATGCAAATTGGCTGGTCTGCCCAAGCCAACCGGTTGTGTATAA
- a CDS encoding YkgJ family cysteine cluster protein, with protein MLPLVKLLPAISQAEENKLFDKLDEIYDQLPDTVCGRCGTCCTVPPPAYIVEYLNMFRFVNKNFPERWPGFIAGAVRYYFLELVDINQRCPFLDEHNNCQVYEARPFTCRTYGLMGKGNETQDMVRRNMEKLVEKYRSEHDIELPREIVEYELPGCDKVKAVNGANKTPSELIHLLTSDLGQLELFFVPMPVVESQYTFVPYVNHLVASIVSEGARFRRPRVMKEFLAEGRSELLEGYIEKYRNTSF; from the coding sequence ATGTTGCCGTTGGTCAAACTGTTGCCGGCTATCAGCCAGGCCGAGGAAAACAAGTTGTTTGATAAGTTGGATGAAATATATGATCAATTGCCTGATACCGTATGCGGGCGCTGTGGAACTTGCTGTACCGTGCCGCCCCCGGCATATATAGTAGAGTATTTAAATATGTTTCGCTTTGTCAATAAGAACTTCCCTGAAAGGTGGCCCGGGTTTATAGCCGGCGCAGTCAGGTATTATTTTTTGGAATTGGTGGATATCAACCAGCGCTGCCCCTTCCTGGATGAGCACAATAACTGTCAAGTTTATGAAGCCCGACCCTTTACGTGCCGGACTTACGGTTTGATGGGCAAAGGGAATGAGACGCAGGATATGGTGCGCCGCAATATGGAAAAACTAGTTGAGAAATACAGATCGGAACATGATATTGAACTGCCCAGGGAAATAGTGGAATATGAGTTGCCCGGTTGTGATAAGGTAAAGGCGGTCAATGGGGCCAATAAAACTCCTTCGGAATTGATTCATCTTTTAACCTCGGATCTCGGGCAGTTGGAATTGTTCTTTGTGCCTATGCCTGTGGTGGAAAGCCAGTATACATTTGTGCCTTATGTAAATCACCTGGTTGCCAGTATCGTCAGCGAAGGGGCAAGGTTCAGGCGTCCCAGGGTGATGAAAGAATTCCTGGCCGAAGGCCGCAGTGAATTGCTGGAAGGTTATATAGAAAAATACAGGAACACATCATTTTAA
- the sat gene encoding sulfate adenylyltransferase: MALPKPHGPEGKLMPLLLYGDERAAEIKRAEGLPKVYMSSRETSDVLMLGIGAFTPLKGFMKKDDYTGCVFDLKLTDGTMWPMPVTLSITAEEKDAIGLKEGMEVALYDRASGELYATMLVEEIYTYDKEAECREVFKTLDAEGHPGVASVMKQGEFNLGGPIKVLNEGVYPQKYPKYYLYPAEARKLFEEKGWSNVVAFQTRNPMHRSHEYLCKFALESGLVDGCFIHAIVGALKPGDIPGETRVKCYEVLVDKYFPQENIALGVYPMEMRYGGPREALLHAVFRQNWGCKYLIVGRDHAGVGDYYGPFDAQKIFDTLWEGALELKPMLIAWTFYCYKCQSMASQRTCPHGPEDRCVVSGTKFRRMMQDGEEIPKEFGRPEVMEILREYYKTAEKVEIKKGAYEDIPGPQK, encoded by the coding sequence ATGGCGCTACCTAAACCACATGGCCCTGAAGGAAAATTAATGCCTTTGTTACTGTATGGCGACGAAAGAGCCGCTGAAATCAAAAGGGCGGAAGGTCTGCCCAAGGTTTATATGAGCTCAAGGGAGACTTCCGATGTCCTCATGCTTGGTATCGGTGCATTTACACCCTTAAAAGGCTTTATGAAAAAAGATGACTACACCGGCTGTGTATTTGATCTCAAATTGACTGACGGGACTATGTGGCCCATGCCGGTAACTCTGTCCATCACCGCCGAAGAGAAAGACGCCATTGGCCTCAAGGAAGGTATGGAAGTAGCTCTTTATGATAGGGCTTCCGGTGAACTCTATGCTACCATGCTGGTGGAAGAGATTTATACCTACGATAAAGAAGCCGAGTGTCGTGAAGTTTTTAAGACTCTGGATGCCGAAGGTCACCCCGGGGTAGCCAGCGTTATGAAGCAAGGGGAATTTAACCTGGGTGGCCCCATCAAAGTACTTAACGAGGGTGTGTATCCTCAAAAATATCCCAAATACTACCTGTATCCCGCTGAAGCACGCAAACTGTTTGAAGAAAAAGGCTGGTCAAATGTTGTTGCTTTCCAAACCAGGAATCCCATGCACCGCTCCCACGAGTATCTCTGCAAGTTCGCCCTGGAAAGCGGTCTGGTGGATGGCTGCTTCATCCATGCCATCGTTGGTGCATTAAAGCCTGGCGATATTCCCGGTGAAACACGTGTCAAGTGTTATGAGGTTTTGGTTGACAAGTATTTCCCGCAGGAAAATATTGCTCTGGGTGTTTACCCCATGGAAATGCGTTACGGCGGACCCCGTGAAGCTTTGCTGCATGCTGTTTTCCGCCAAAACTGGGGTTGCAAGTACCTCATCGTGGGGCGTGACCACGCCGGTGTGGGCGACTACTACGGCCCGTTCGATGCCCAGAAGATATTCGATACCCTCTGGGAGGGAGCCCTGGAACTTAAGCCCATGCTGATTGCCTGGACATTCTATTGTTACAAATGCCAGAGCATGGCCAGCCAGCGTACCTGCCCGCATGGCCCGGAAGATCGCTGCGTGGTCAGTGGTACCAAGTTCCGCCGCATGATGCAGGATGGCGAAGAGATTCCCAAAGAATTCGGCCGCCCCGAAGTTATGGAAATTCTTCGCGAGTACTACAAAACTGCAGAAAAAGTGGAGATCAAAAAGGGTGCTTATGAAGACATCCCTGGTCCCCAGAAATAA
- a CDS encoding cell wall hydrolase, with protein MRTSIAGLICVLLKPGSLRVVAGLVFVAVLLMAARDLQAGEQRELFWGDRGADVARVQRKLKQFDLYGGPVTGYFSWDTVQAVRDFQKKHKTTARGVVDNETRALLFRVVPEEKISQEDIYLLSAIIESEAAGESYLGKVAVGAVIINRVESAQFPNTLGGVIFQPGAFESVANGQFGRGITADSRRAARDALLGQDPTGDALYFWNPAKPVNPWVWQRRQVAQIGRHVFAR; from the coding sequence ATGCGCACCAGTATTGCAGGGTTGATATGCGTGCTTTTAAAACCCGGGTCGTTGCGGGTCGTAGCTGGTTTGGTATTTGTCGCGGTTTTGCTTATGGCCGCCCGGGATTTACAGGCCGGTGAGCAACGGGAGTTGTTTTGGGGGGACCGGGGTGCTGATGTGGCCCGGGTACAGCGAAAACTAAAACAGTTTGATTTATACGGCGGGCCGGTGACGGGTTATTTTAGCTGGGATACCGTTCAAGCGGTACGCGATTTTCAAAAAAAGCATAAAACCACCGCCCGGGGTGTGGTGGATAATGAAACCCGTGCATTGTTATTCAGGGTTGTGCCAGAGGAAAAAATATCTCAAGAGGATATTTATTTACTGTCGGCCATTATAGAAAGTGAAGCCGCCGGTGAGTCCTATCTGGGTAAAGTTGCCGTGGGGGCGGTGATTATAAACCGGGTGGAAAGTGCCCAGTTTCCCAATACTTTAGGGGGAGTAATATTCCAACCGGGGGCCTTTGAGTCGGTGGCCAACGGGCAATTCGGGCGGGGGATCACGGCTGATTCGCGCCGGGCCGCCCGGGACGCCTTGTTGGGGCAGGATCCCACCGGCGATGCCCTGTACTTCTGGAACCCGGCCAAACCGGTTAATCCATGGGTTTGGCAGCGCCGGCAGGTGGCGCAAATAGGCCGGCATGTCTTCGCCCGTTAA